The genomic segment CCACACCCCAACATTGACTCGCTGGCTCCGATGCAGCCCGCCGCGTCTGACCGACGCTTGGCTAGTGAACCGATGGGCATAGATCTGCCCTCATCCGTAACCACCACTGCTCCCATAAACAACCTTCCCAGCATCAACGAAGACCagacgcccgaggccgacaacAAAACACAAAACACTCTTCTGCCAcagccgctgccgctgccgcccaagACCGGCGCAGCTCCCATCGTTACTCTCGAGGCTGTTTCCAGCGACGACATCAGCGGCGACCAACTCGATCTGGTCAGCCATGCCCTCGGCACCCCGGCACCCGTCGCAAGCAGCATCCTCCCGACCTCTCCCCGGCCAGACAATCCTACCCGTCGACAGAGCCTCATACCCAGTCGCCAAACGACATTGATCCGTAACTTGCTCGAAGCACGAGCCGACCACAAAGCCAACCCGGCCATCGCCGAATCGCCGATTTCCAACACCACAAACATGGTCACCCGCAAGGTCTGGGTCAGGCGTCCCAGTGCCTCTccgaccatcatcaccattAATGAGGACGATCTGGTCGATGATGTGCGCGATATGATACTGAGAAAATACGCCAACTCGCTTGGCAGACACTTCGACTCCCCCGACCTCACACTCCGGATATGCCCGCGGGAACAGAGGCAAGATCGTCTCCTGGGCCCGGAAGAGCCCATGGGTCGCACTCTTGATGCTTACTTTCCTGGTGGCCAgaacgtcgacgaggccttgGTCATCGATATACCAACCCGCCGAACACCAAGGCCATCACCCCGCGCGCCGACACATGCCACGACCATCTACTACAATGATGACGGCAGGCCATCTGAGGCTGGTGAAGGGTATTTCCCTCCCGTAGCAGGAGCAGCACCTCTTCCGTCGCCAAACCTGCCTgttcccgtcgtcgcccccgTCACAGTTCCTGCAACGCATCCTGCTCATCCTGCCCATGCCCACACCGCGCATGTGCAACATTCCATTGCGGTTCTTGGGACCGGTCAGATACCTCTGATACCCTCACCCGGGGGTACAAGATCCCGCGCATACCGAGAACGCCCTGAACGTCCCCGCCTCGGAAGAACACATACCTCGTCGCCCACTATTTTGAACCAGGTCAACGCTCAgtccatggcggcggcggctgctgctgccgttcACCCTGCCCATTCTTTTCACCCACGGTTACCGCCTTCAAGAACACACTCAAACACTTCGGAGCAATCCAACGTTCCACCGGTTGCTCCGCCACTTCCAACCCCACCTGCCCCGGAAGTCCAACCTGCAAGAGTCGCGACCCCGCCGCCAAGAATTGcctctcctcggccggccaGTTCTCGACCCAAGAAAGCAAAGAAGAACGTCGACCATCCAACCTTGCCTGCTGGCATACTCAACGGCGGAGTACCGCCCATCAACGTACTGATTGTGGAAGACAACCCAATCAACCTCAAGCTACTTGAGGCCTTCGTCAAGCGCTTAAAAGTGAGATGGAAGACGGCAGTCAACGGCCGCGATGCCGTCACCATGTGGAGGACTGGTGGATTCCATCTTGTCTTGATGGACATCCAGCTTCCCATCATGAGTGGATTGGAGGCCACTAGGGAGATCCGAAGATTGGAGAGGGTGAACTCGATTGGCGTCTTTTCTTCGTCTGCATCCAGCGTGCCCGAGGCCCCTAATGGCGAGCcagaggagaaggacaagTTGACGAACATGGAGCTATTCAAGAGCCCCGTCATCATAGTGGCCCTGACTGCCAGCTCTCTGCAAAGCGACAGACACGAAGCACTGGCTGCAGGCTGCAACGACTTCCTCACAAAGGTATGTATtcgatctcgacctcgacctcgctcCTCTTGGTGAAGCACTCCGTACTAACACGATGACCACAGCCTGTCAACTTTGTTTGGCTAGAGAGGAAAGTCATGGAATGGGGCTGCATGCAGGCCCTTATCGACTTCGACggctggaggagatggaaAGATTTCTCTCAGCAaaacgacgaggccgaggcaaaGAAGTCTGCCGCTCTGAAGACGAAGGCAAAAAAGAACCGACTGTCGATGACGCCCGTTCCAGCATGAGGGACGGGTCGATGTCTATTAACATTGAGCGATTGTCTTGCCGGGGCCCATTGTCACCCACATTGGCCAAGACTAAAGGTCAAGACAGAATGTGCTTGGTAGAACAACGATGACGCGGGGCCTGCTTTTCCAGTAGCTCTCCCCGCTAACAATAAGTATATCAAACAAACTAGATCAGATATCTGGATCACGTATGCGAGTGAGCAGCCTGTATGCTCATCTGTACTGCCGCTGTAGGGATGGAGAAGGTTGTGTTATCGCTGGCACCGGGTCATCCAAGGAAATAAACGCCTTGAATGAAATACACGAAAAGGAATGCGCTGAATGGTACCATGGAACATGTACGCACGCAAGAACACAATAATTATAATCAACATAGACGATTTGAAAATTTTGCCCAGTAACATTATGCCATCTGAAGAACTGATTAAGACGAGGTCGCTCGCTGCTTTTCAAAGCGTCTCAAGGCGGCCTTCAAGGCTGCGGTGCTTGACATCTCTTCGCTGCGGCCTTACTAACTAGGCAGCGCATGAGGCGCTTCCGTGCATGACTAAGGCAAAAAACTGACATGGTCTGTGCATCAGCTACGAAGAAAACAGAGAAAAAAAACTGAACACAAATGAGAATCCTTTCTCTTCCCATCACATCATCCTTCACCCAGACTTCCAATGGTCGCTTCGCCGTAAGTTGGCGAACTCAGGCGCGCTCTCCGCGGCCAGACCATTTTTGATCACAATGCCTCCACGAGCTGGATCGTCATTATCGCCATTGGCTCTCGGGGCCAAGTGGTGCGATGCTTACGCGAGCACAACGTTACGGTCTCGCCCAGCCGTCCAACTCGCTTGCGCTTTTTCAACGACATCACAGCAATCCAGAAGATCAAAGCCGCAGCATGAGCTGCAGCATTGGCTGAAGGCTCGGGGTTCCATCTTTCGCGATGTCCCCAGTGACGGCCCCAAGTATCTATCCATGAACGATGACCAGCCCTTCCCGCTGAATCCCTTCTTCAAGAGTCAGCCTGTGTTGAGCGAGGACATGAGGGAAGAGATCTTTACAAGGGtaaaagagaagaaggaatCTCTAAAACTGGTTTCAGCCGAATTAGGTGTCGATgtccgccgcgtcgccgccgttgtgcGAATGATGGAGGTGGAGAAGCAGTGGATTGCCGAGGTAAGCTATCAAAATTTTGTTATTCGTCACCCCATACATAAAGaaaccccccacccccagcATCATGATGATCAACTTTCCAAAATTCGATTAGTCTTGAAGACGCAACATATGGTTACACCTTGGCACTGCGAGCCTCTCTGATTTGCTACATTACCCTTTCCGCAACAGTCGCGTACTTCTATCAAATCTCAGTCAGCTAACAAATTTCTGACTTGATAGCGCAAACCATTGGCTCGGCCATACGCGAGGGCGGTTCTCCGAATGCTGCCCCAGACCGAGCTGAATAAAGACAGACCGGATCTGCAGAGTCCTCATGAACCTATCAACGAGATCCATGTCCACAGGCTTACGATGCAGCAACTGTTCGTGCCCGTGTCCGAGTCTCGCCAGTTCGACAGAGAAGATGCTGCGAAGGCTTTCCACAGAAAAATGCTTTCTGTGGACGGCCGCTCGCCACACAAGGAGCTCATTTCCATGAGgaaagctgctgctgctggcggtTCGGCAGCCGAGTTGACCAAGAAATTCAGAGAGGTCACAAGGGCTGAAGAGGACAGATTAGTCGAGAGGGAGCGCCGACGTCTTgagaaggccgaggaagagaccCAACGTGTGGATACCGGTCGTTTCGAGTTCCGATTCAAGGAGATGAACGTCGACAGCGCCGGTAAGGATGGTCGAAGCAGAAGAGGCGTTGGCTGGAGATATGGCGTGCCCTTCTACGATCGCAGGAAGGGCGAGCTGAAGATTCCTACGTCGGTGCCCTGAGTTTCCTTTTACACCCAACGCCCGCCTACTCTGTGAGGTGTTGATTGACAGCATTGAGGCGGAACGGCAGCCCGAGGGCACAATGATACCCCCCACCCCACACCACCGAAAAAGGATGGATCGGAGCCTGTTTGGTTAACGTCCTCCTCAGTTGGCGTTCATGTCTTTGTATGAAAAACGTCTGTACCTGCCCACTGTATACCTATGTACATGTATCTGTATAATGACGAGTTGAGCGGGAGGGGCAG from the Colletotrichum destructivum chromosome 10, complete sequence genome contains:
- a CDS encoding Putative signal transduction response regulator, receiver domain, CheY-like superfamily: MGTAGDIRARLRAKFSRRNSATPSLASNGTSISTNGDAHGSQLADGTSLGRQSSAAASVPRSRASSQHAHPHPPSPSPTPTMHQPHHNLMHIQTQPQSSGVVGTPGALQPPCSPGDRLLQQRLKAITVDNTAAEGAHTKGDPQKEEAEGDLGGEEFLPPQSSPSPPPPPLPLKHQQKQHHDKPVRHDIRNDDAHRSSDECLVIEENSPTTTAATTTTEPADNHRPASRCSYTDDRAAATRDNAPKPHPNIDSLAPMQPAASDRRLASEPMGIDLPSSVTTTAPINNLPSINEDQTPEADNKTQNTLLPQPLPLPPKTGAAPIVTLEAVSSDDISGDQLDLVSHALGTPAPVASSILPTSPRPDNPTRRQSLIPSRQTTLIRNLLEARADHKANPAIAESPISNTTNMVTRKVWVRRPSASPTIITINEDDLVDDVRDMILRKYANSLGRHFDSPDLTLRICPREQRQDRLLGPEEPMGRTLDAYFPGGQNVDEALVIDIPTRRTPRPSPRAPTHATTIYYNDDGRPSEAGEGYFPPVAGAAPLPSPNLPVPVVAPVTVPATHPAHPAHAHTAHVQHSIAVLGTGQIPLIPSPGGTRSRAYRERPERPRLGRTHTSSPTILNQVNAQSMAAAAAAAVHPAHSFHPRLPPSRTHSNTSEQSNVPPVAPPLPTPPAPEVQPARVATPPPRIASPRPASSRPKKAKKNVDHPTLPAGILNGGVPPINVLIVEDNPINLKLLEAFVKRLKVRWKTAVNGRDAVTMWRTGGFHLVLMDIQLPIMSGLEATREIRRLERVNSIGVFSSSASSVPEAPNGEPEEKDKLTNMELFKSPVIIVALTASSLQSDRHEALAAGCNDFLTKPVNFVWLERKVMEWGCMQALIDFDGWRRWKDFSQQNDEAEAKKSAALKTKAKKNRLSMTPVPA
- a CDS encoding Putative small ribosomal subunit protein mS45 codes for the protein MRRFHFQWSLRRKLANSGALSAARPFLITMPPRAGSSLSPLALGAKWCDAYASTTLRSRPAVQLACAFSTTSQQSRRSKPQHELQHWLKARGSIFRDVPSDGPKYLSMNDDQPFPLNPFFKSQPVLSEDMREEIFTRVKEKKESLKLVSAELGVDVRRVAAVVRMMEVEKQWIAERKPLARPYARAVLRMLPQTELNKDRPDLQSPHEPINEIHVHRLTMQQLFVPVSESRQFDREDAAKAFHRKMLSVDGRSPHKELISMRKAAAAGGSAAELTKKFREVTRAEEDRLVERERRRLEKAEEETQRVDTGRFEFRFKEMNVDSAGKDGRSRRGVGWRYGVPFYDRRKGELKIPTSVP